The genomic window TGTGGGTACCACGTTCGTGAGCCGCTTCACCGTGCGTCATCGAGCGGCAAACGGTAATTTTGTCCGCAATCTGTGAGGTTTTCTTCATCATTTCATTGAAAAAGACCCCATCAAGCTTGGTTTTGATCACGCCCATTTCGCCACGATATTCAATCGGTGCGTTGGGTTTGGGATCAAACGATTCCTGGTGTGCCATCCCACCCGGCAGGAAGATGTGAATGACAGACTTTGCCTTTCCTTCTTTGCTCTCAAAATATTTCTGTTCTGCGTTCGCAGTTTTGGTGCGTAAGAACCCATCGAGGGTTAAGCCCAAAGAAGAAATCGCACCCACCTGCATAAAAAATCGGCGGTTGGGTTTGCGAAAATGTGCGGGATCATCGTTCCAAGTCACAGGACGCATCGAGAAATCTCCATGCTAATTGCGATTAGCTTTCTGCGGTATGGTTAATACAGTTGGCCGTGCCTAAACTACGGTTACCTACTGCTGGAATGTACTCTGGGTACTACCCAAAAGATCCACATTCCGGGGAGGGTACAACTCCCTGCTAGCTTAACTACTGTTTTCGTGCGTGTCAATAGGGTAGTATTATTTTTTTCACTAATTTTTTCTGCTGCACCCACTGAAACTACCGCGGACAGGGCAGAACCTTGCAATATCTCGTTGGGTGAACAGATTAACTCTGTACACGGGGAGGTTCAAGTGATCTTGGCTGCGATAATTGAAATACTCCCCGGGATATCATTCTTATAGCCGAACATATATTTGATTTACCTGAAAATTGTTCGGATGACGATCATTTTGTTCAGATGCAGTATTGTATTTTCTCATATCTGCGAGATTTTTTGTACAGGTATTTTTTGAACTTATCGCCAGTGGGTGATCGCAATTTTGGAAAAATTCACAAAAAAGTTTGGAGCTCCGCAAGTTATTTCCACGCAAACAGTTACGTCAGACATTTGTAGAGAAAACTTGTCCTGGCGAGAAAAAAAATGCCAATTCTGGAACAGTCGTGGTAATATTATATGTGCGTGGAAATAATTTCATGCTCAGTGATCGGCGCGGTTGAATGGACAATACCATTAGAAAGAATGAAAAGTTTGTGAATCGATGAGGAGATAACGATGCTGCTGCCCACAAAACGTATTGATTTTCTGTCGATGTTGCTGGTTGGCCTGATATGGCAACTGACGCCCCAGTCTGCACGTGGCGATGAAGCCAGCCCCACCCTTGCTGAATTGCACCAGCAATACAAGAAACTTGGCCTGCCACTGCCACCCAAGGGATCCAAGTTGGTGCGGTATTATTCTGGGGATATTATTGAAGATATCAATCATCCGATGCCCCAGTATGACCTTGCTTTTTTAATGAAGCCCGCGACAAAAGACGAAGACCCAATTGTCCTTCGCGCCACCTTGCAACATGATTGCGCACTGAAGGAAATTATTGAAATTCCACCTCATTTCGAAAAAATCATCAAATTCGATCTTCGGGATGAGCAATTATTGATCTACGCGATTCAGTGCCATGAACTGGGCCTCAATGAATTGTCTAAAAGGATGTTTGATGAAAGTAAAAAGCGAATTAAACAGCCACAATTCAAAGTCCTTCTGGAGAATGCCTGGGATTATTATGACGCACTGTTAATTCATCCAACGATTGATCGAAAGTTTGCCTACTTAGGGATGATGCACCTGATGAAGGAAGATCAGGATTTTGATACCAAAGAGAATCGTGATTTGTTGAGATCCCTGGAATTAGCGTTAATTCCCAGCACGGCAAAACCTGGCTCAATTGAATCGTTGATCGATCAACTGGTCGATTACCACGAAATTACTGGCGATACTGCTGGATTTGGTGGTTTTACAAAGCAATTGTATTTACAGATCGCTTGTCTTGGTTTTGAAGCCATTCCTGTACTCATCAAGCATCTGGATGATGAACGACTTACTCGCGCCAGAGATTATGATGTTAAACGAAATCCACGTATTAAGACTTGGAAAGTCCGAGATATTGTTTGCGATTTACTTGCCAAGCTTTCAGGCAATCGTTTGCCACGGGAAACGGAATCAGGGGAGATCTTTTACGAGGAATGGCGAACTAGTCATTATCGCCTTAACAAGGCAGCTGTAAATAAATGGTGGATAGAAACCAGCAAAAAGAATGAGGCAGACTACATGGCAGAGTTTGTGATGCCTCCCGTAGATAAGAAGAAAGAATTTCTGTATCTCAACACGATTTTACTATATGTGATTCAGAAAAAATACCCTAACCAGCTACCAGTCATCTACCGAAATCTGCTGGAGAAGCGGCCTGAGGTAGATAGTACGGAGATTGCCACAGCATTGATGAAATCCAAGTTGCTGGAAAAGGATAAAGTCGCAATTTTTACGTTGGCAGCGAGACATTCAAAACTAGAGCATCGTTACGATGCACTCGATGCTTTAAGTCAAATGGAGCAGCAACCGAAGTTCGATGAATTACTCCTGGATACTCTTGTGCATTTCCCTAAAAGCCTCGTAGGCCGGACAGCGTTTCGAATTGAACTTTCAATTATGAAACTATCTGTACAATCTAATAAGCCAAAAACACTGCAGATAGTATCAAAGTTGCTTACTGAGTGCCCGTGCCTCTTCCGAATGTGTGTTCTCCGTGAACTTGGTGAAGTTGAAATGGAGTATGTCTTGAGCGATGATGAAATGCTGGATGATATCCCACAAAGACTACGATTATTTCAGGCGTTCCTGCAAGATCAAGAGATTCCAACGTTTGAAGATCCACCAGAATGCGCTGTGGAGAAAATTGAAGTGCGGAATCATGCAGCCTTGCAAATTGCTGCGGTATTGAAAATCAAAACCAAGCTGAACGCCACTTCCACCCCAAAGCAATGGGCGACGTTTCGAGAGAAGATGAATCAGGCTGCAGAGTTGGAATTAAAGAAAAAGTAATTGCTTACCGGAAATATTGTTTGTTTCACAAAATGATTGATTTGTAAATGGATGAGGAGATAACGATGCTGCCCACAAATCGTATTTGGTTGCTAATGATGTTGCTGGTTGGCCTGATATGGCAACTGACGCCCCAGTCTGCACATGGCGATGAAGCCAGCCCCACCCTTGCTGAGTTGCACCAGCAGTACAAGAAACTTGGCCTGCCACTGCCACCCAAGGGGTCCAAGTTGGTGCGTTATAATTGTCCAGACAAATTCTACGAAGCAGTTGAACAAAAACCATTATATACACTCGCCATTCAAGTACCTTCAACATCGAATGATATGCTTCCAACTATCATTTTCCGAACATTAAAATTCGAGTGCCAGAAGAATGATATTGTCGAGATTCTACCTGAAATCAAGAAAATCAAATCATTTGAAAATGACTTAGGTAAAAATGACTCATTGATTTACGCGATTCAGTGCCATGAACTGGGGCTCAACAAGCTTGCAAAGTACTTTTTTAAAGAGTTTACAAACAACCCCAGTGGGTGCCCACTTTCATTGATTGCATGGGAGCACTGTTTTAATCTGTTGATTCATCCAACGATTGATCGCAAACCGATTTATCAACAAATGTTGCATTTGTTAAACCAGAGCAAAGATCTTGATACGCTGGAGAACCGCCAATTGCTGAAATCATTGGAGTTATCATTAAAACCAAGCATTGCAAAACCGGGTTCAGTTGAGGCACTGATCGACAAGCTGGTGGATTATAATGAAATCACAGGTGGAGAAGGCAGATTCTCACCAAATGAGTTCTATTTACAAATCGCTTGTCTGGGTTTTGAAGCGATACCCATGCTCATCAAACACCTCGATGATGAACGGCTTACGCGTTCGAGAGATTTCCGTCTTCACCGACAACCTATTGAGATGACGACTTGGAAAGTTCGAGATATTGTTTGCGACTTGCTGTCTGATCTGTCAGGCTGGCGACTGCCACGGGAAACTAAATCTGGTGAAGTCGTAGAGGGAGAATGGCGACATAGTGGTTATCGCCTCAACAAGGCAGTCGTTGACCAGTGGTGGAAAGAAACCAGCAAAAAGAATGAAGAAGACTACATGGCAGAGTTTGTTCTGCCATCAGCAAATAAGGACAGAGAATTTTTTGAGCTGAACAGGGTACTGCTGTATGTGATCCAGAAAAAATACCCTTTACGGCTCCCGGAGATATACCGGAATCTACTGGAGAAACGACCTGAAGTAGAAAGCTCACTAATTGCTGAGGCAGTTTTACAATCCAAATTATCGGACAAAGAAAAGGTTAAGATTTATTCAATCGCCGCTCGCCACAGGCAATTTGACCACCGTTATGATGCACTCAGTGCATTAAGTCAAATGGATCACCAGGGTCAGTTTGATAAGCTATTTCTGGATACGGTTGCCGAGTTTCCAGTTAGTACTGCCAAACGTACCGCATTTCCGCAACTCATCTCTATATCAAGTTTAGCAGTCAACTCTAAGAACCCAGATACATTAACCACATTTATCAAGATTCTATCTGAGTGCCCATCCTTTTTCCGAATATCTTTGCTCCGCGAACTTGGTGAATCTGCGATGGTTCGTCGTTGGAGTGATAATGGATCGCTACAGTACATTCCTCAAAGACTACGATTATTTCAGGCGTTACTGCAAGATCAAGAGATTCCAACGTCTGAAGTTCCACCAGAATACTCTGTCGAGAAAATTGAAGTGCGAAATCATGCAGCCTTGCAAATTGCTGCGGTATTGAAAATCAAAACCAGGCTGAACGCCACTTCCACTCCAAAGCAGTGGGCAAAGTTCCGAGAGAAGATGAACCAGGCTGCAGAGTTGGAATTGAAGAAAAAGTAATACGGTACTGGGGATGTTGTTGGCTGAATGAATTACGGTGTGATCAGTGGGAGGCGACGGCGACCGTGGGCAGAAGTTTCGCCAGTGTCACCACCTGGGGGTACCGTGGTGTGGTGTTCTTTTTCCCACACGGCGATTTCTTCCATCAGGGCATCAACGATCTCTGCCTCTTCGACGCGACGGATGATTTCGCCATTGCGGAAGATCATCCCTTTGCCGTTGCCTGCGGCAATGCCAATATCCGCTTCGCGGGCTTCACCCGGTCCGTTGACGACGCACCCCAGAACGGAAATCTTCACCGGCAATGGTTTCCCTTGCAGGCGTTGTTCCAATTCTGCAATAATCTTTTCCAGGTCGATTGCCAGCCGCCCGCACGTGGGGCAGGCAATCAGTTCTGGTCGTATTACCCGGCGTTGGGTCGCCTGCAGGATATCGAAGGCAGCAGCGATTTCCGGTACCGGATCACCCAGCAGGCTGATCCGGATGGTATCGCCAATTCCATCCAGCAGGATGGGGGCCAGGCCCGCAGCCGATTTGGTGACTGCATAAGGTGGTTTACCCGCTTCCGTAATGCCAATGTGGGTGGGATAGTCGCACAGTTGGGCGTACAGGCGATAGGCATCAACAGCCACCAATGTATCGCTCGATTTCAGCGAAACCACCATCTGGTGGTAGCCTTCGCTTTCCGCAATTTCAATGTAACGAATGGCACTTTCCACCATCGCAGGTGGGCAGGGGAACTCGTACTTTTCGCATAAGTCCCTTTCGAGACTGCCCGCATTCACCCCGATTCGCATGGGGATGCCTTTGTCTTTGGCTTTGCGGACCACCTGACGAAAACGATCGTACCCACCGATGTTCCCGGGGTTGATGCGAATTTTATCCACCGGGTGGTCCAGTGCGGCCAGGGCCATTTTGTAGTCGAAATGGATATCGCAGATCAGTGGGATACCGATTTTGTCGCGAATGGCACTCAGGGCACCAGCATCTTCGGGTTTCGGCACGGTGACGCGGACCAGTTCGCACCCAGCCTTTTCCAGAGCCCGAATCTGGGCAATCGTGCCTTCCACATCGAACGTGTCGGTGGTGGTCATCGATTGGACGCGGATTGGATTGTTTCCACCCAGAACCACCCCACCAATGGCTACTTCCCGCGTTTTGTGACGTGGCTTCCCTGGTACTTTCTGGGCAGAGGCCAACAGGGATAAATCTCGACTGCTCATCGGTGCTCCGTGATAAATTCTGTCAAGAAACGACTTCTTCTTCCTTAGAAACCGCAGGCTGGATGCGTTCGAAAACACCCATTTTTCTAAATTTATTGTAGCGTTCCTGCAGCAATTCCTCCAACGGCAGTGCCTGCAGTTCGCGGATGTAGCGTTGCAGATACGATTTTAAGGTAGTTCCCATCTCACGCTGGTTCCGGTGGGCACCTCCCAGCGGTTCGGGGATGATGTCGTCAATAATCTGAAACTGCTTCAAGTATTTGGCTGTCAGTTTCAGTGCCTCGGCAGCCATTGGTTTTGTCTGATCGTTGGCAGTTTTCCAAAGAATACCCGCACAACCTTCCGGACTGATCACCGAATAATAGGCGTTTTGCAACATGCTGACGCGATCACCGACACCGATGCCCAGTGCCCCACCGGAGCCCCCTTCGCCAATTACCACACAGATGACAGGTGTTTTCAGGCGGGTCATTTCCAGAATGCTGGTGGCGATCAGTTGGGCCTGACCTCTCTGTTCCGCACCCACTCCCGGGAACGCACCTGGGGTATCAATCAGGCAGACCAGCGGGACACGGTACTTGGCAGCCAGCTTCATTTTGGCCAGTGCCTTCCGATAGCCTTCCGGGTGGGCACAACCATAGTAGCATTCCTGCCGTTCTTTCAGTGTGTGACCTTTCTGGTGCCCCACCAGCAGGATTTTGTGTTCCCCCAGGCGGGCAAAGCCGCACCGTAGGGCACGGTCGTCGCCAAATGCCTTATCGCCATGTAATTCGACAAATTCGTCCAGAATTAACTGCACATAATCCATCGTTTGTGGGCGTTCCTGGTGCCTCGAGACCAGAATTGTCTCCCACGGTGTCAGATTTTCATATTTGCGACGCAGCAATTCATTCAAATCTTTGCGTAACTGTCGCAATTCGTCCGAACTCCGAACCGAATGGTCGGTGGATTGCTCCATGCGGGCAATAATCTGTTCCAATTCGTGAATGTCGGATTCAAAAGCAAGTGGTGCCGGTGGCATAATCTACGGTCGCCTGAGCCAGTAATGAAAAATTTATGAAAATGCAGGGTTAACCCATGCTCATGCCCATCTGTTGTTCGATATCATCCGGATCGTCTTTGTGGATCTTGATTTTTCGCAGGGTCATCAGCACTTCGTGGCAGTTGGGTGGGCGGTCTTCTTTCTTTTTGGCGAGCATTTTCAACACCAATGCCGAAAATTCATCGGTCAGGTCTTTATTGTGGCTCTGTGGAGTGATCGGTTTTTCGCCGAAATGCTTGCTGAGCAGATCGTTCATCGTGTTCCCACGGAAAGGTGGGCGGCCTGTCGTTAATTCATACATCGTTGCAGCAAGACTGTAAATATCCGCCCGCCCATCAAGTGGCTTGCGTAAAATCTGCTCGGGCGACATATAACTGGGTGTGCCCTGTGCTTTCGGCTGCTTGTAAAACCACTTGGCAAACCCAGTGGGGATTTTGCGGGAAATAGCAAAGTCGATCAATTTCAATTTCCCACTGGCATCCACCAGCATATTGTCAGGCTTCACGTCGCAGTGAACATACCCATTCCCATGCATGTAGGCCAGTGCGGTAGCCATCTGGCGAAACATCTTCGGTGCGTGCTGCCGCAGAAAATCGAAGTCCTTATTCAGCATGCGGTTACGTAAACTGCCCGACGGAAAATATTCCATGATAAAGTGGGGCGATTCTTTACTCTGGCTCACTTTCAGAATGTGAATCACGTTTTCATGGCGCAATTTCTGGCCGATGGCCGCTTCGCTGAACAATGTCTGCCGCACCTCTGGTTTACTGGCCGCTTCCGGCAGCAAAATCTTCATCGCAAAGTGCCGGTTACTGTGCGGCTCGACCACTTCAAACACCTGAGAAACCTGACCGGTTTGCATCAGGGTCCGCAGGCGGTAGCCGCCAATCGTCTCATTAATTTCTGCCATCGCTTCTCCAGCTTTGCAGGTGGGGGATCTCACCAGTACTTTTCGAAGTGAATGTTGCCTTTCACTTTCGTTTCGTCTGCGGTGAAGCCACGTTGTTCCAACACTTCGATCACCCCCACGGGTGTGGGGTAGCTTTTGACGCCAGTAGCTTTATCCCGTGTGGGAATGCCAATCATTGCAGGGTTGCCGCACAAAAAGACGTGCGTTCCAGCGGGATCCAGCGAACCACCCAGGATCTCTTCCATTTTACCGGTGCTGATCAGGTCCTGAATATACATTTTACTACCCACGTTGTCTGATTCCCGCGTGGTCAGTGGGACATACTCATAATTGGAAAACCGCCCACTCATTGCTTCGTGGGTGGCCAGATAGCCAAGATCTTTGCGATAACGCACGCAACAGACATTGACAATTTTTCCCTGGTGGCCGTTCCGCAGCAGTTCCCACGCCATGTAATTGTGGGGGGCTTCGCCTGTTCCGGTGCCAAGTAACAGCACATTGTCGGTCGGCTGCACCCCTTCCAGCGTGTAGTGACCGGTAATCTTTTCGCCAATATTCAGCCGATCGCCTTCTTTCAGCATGAACAGCCGTGGGGTCAAAGCGGGTGGTTTGCTGGGATCGGAGCCTTCACGCACCAAGGTAATGTAAAATTCGATGGAATCGTGGTTGGCATTTGCCAGCAGTTCCTGATTGTCGCTCATCATGGAACAACTGATCGAATATGCCCGCCGAACCAGCTTGCTTTCCGATTCAGGAGATAAATTTTCCTCCTGACAACCAGGGGTGCGTGGTTCCCAATTCCCCAGCCCGAGTGTGCAATACTGGCCTGCGCGGTGGGCATTCACAGGAAAATCGGGCCGCACCCGCAGCACCATCAGATCTGAGTAAGGCTTGCGAATGTGCACCACCGTGCCGTTATAACGTTGCTGGCGTGCCTGTTCTATTTCTTCTGGAAGCATCAGTTTTTCCGATTTAGTTTAATTTGGCACAAGTCGCTTTCACAATTTTTACCAGTTCTTTCACGTCGGTGGTGGGTTCATCTGCTTTAGCTTCGTACTCGATGCTGATGTAACCTTTGAACTGCACTTTTTTCAGCATGTTCAGCACACTTTGTACGTCAAGCACCCCACCTGCCTGACCGTAGATCACGTCGGTTTTCTTTTTGTTGTCGTGGTCTTTCAGGTGCAGGCCGAAGTTGCGGGCCCCCATGATCTCAATTTCTTTAGCAGGATCGAGTGTTTCGCCCAATTGTGCCATGCGAATCAGGTGGCCGGTATCCAGGCAGGTGCCAATCAGTGGGTGATGGTCTTTGACGGCTGCCAAAATGGTGGTGGCTGACCACCAGCGATGGCGACCTTTCCCTGAAGGGCCGTGCGGGTGGATGGCAATCGAAATCTTGTATTCTTCTACCAGCTTATCCAGGCTGTCGAAAGAATCGGGCGTGGGGTCGGCACTCAAGTGCTTCACACCCAATGCAGCGGCAAACTCAAAAATTTTCTTGTTGGCATCGGTATTCTTGGTAAACGATTCCACCCCAAAAGCAATCGGGCTGACTTCGTAGTCTTTGCACAATTTCACCACCGATTTGATCTGTTCTGGTGTGCTGGTGGTGGGTACATGCCCACGATAAAATTCTACATAGTGCAAACCAACATCCTGAATTCGCTTTAAACACTGTTCCAGATTGAACTTACGGAAAGTGTAAGACTGCACGCCAAACGGAAATCCTGCGAAATCCTTATTATCTGCTGCGCCCACGTGGGAGGTGGTGAAGCCCAGTCCTAACGTGCCTAATGCCAGGCCAGTAGCGGTGCGAAGCATCGTCCGGCGATCAGTTGTGTGGTTCATTCCGGCGGTCCTTATTCAGGGGAGAGTAACTGCTATTTTCTTTGATTTGGGAAATATTGACCAGATGAATTGTGGGAATGGGGGAAAATGCTTTGTAATTTCCAACAGATGCAGAAAGTACGCACTTTTTAGAAGAA from Zavarzinella sp. includes these protein-coding regions:
- the ispG gene encoding flavodoxin-dependent (E)-4-hydroxy-3-methylbut-2-enyl-diphosphate synthase, whose translation is MSSRDLSLLASAQKVPGKPRHKTREVAIGGVVLGGNNPIRVQSMTTTDTFDVEGTIAQIRALEKAGCELVRVTVPKPEDAGALSAIRDKIGIPLICDIHFDYKMALAALDHPVDKIRINPGNIGGYDRFRQVVRKAKDKGIPMRIGVNAGSLERDLCEKYEFPCPPAMVESAIRYIEIAESEGYHQMVVSLKSSDTLVAVDAYRLYAQLCDYPTHIGITEAGKPPYAVTKSAAGLAPILLDGIGDTIRISLLGDPVPEIAAAFDILQATQRRVIRPELIACPTCGRLAIDLEKIIAELEQRLQGKPLPVKISVLGCVVNGPGEAREADIGIAAGNGKGMIFRNGEIIRRVEEAEIVDALMEEIAVWEKEHHTTVPPGGDTGETSAHGRRRLPLITP
- a CDS encoding acetyl-CoA carboxylase carboxyltransferase subunit alpha, giving the protein MPPAPLAFESDIHELEQIIARMEQSTDHSVRSSDELRQLRKDLNELLRRKYENLTPWETILVSRHQERPQTMDYVQLILDEFVELHGDKAFGDDRALRCGFARLGEHKILLVGHQKGHTLKERQECYYGCAHPEGYRKALAKMKLAAKYRVPLVCLIDTPGAFPGVGAEQRGQAQLIATSILEMTRLKTPVICVVIGEGGSGGALGIGVGDRVSMLQNAYYSVISPEGCAGILWKTANDQTKPMAAEALKLTAKYLKQFQIIDDIIPEPLGGAHRNQREMGTTLKSYLQRYIRELQALPLEELLQERYNKFRKMGVFERIQPAVSKEEEVVS
- a CDS encoding serine/threonine-protein kinase codes for the protein MAEINETIGGYRLRTLMQTGQVSQVFEVVEPHSNRHFAMKILLPEAASKPEVRQTLFSEAAIGQKLRHENVIHILKVSQSKESPHFIMEYFPSGSLRNRMLNKDFDFLRQHAPKMFRQMATALAYMHGNGYVHCDVKPDNMLVDASGKLKLIDFAISRKIPTGFAKWFYKQPKAQGTPSYMSPEQILRKPLDGRADIYSLAATMYELTTGRPPFRGNTMNDLLSKHFGEKPITPQSHNKDLTDEFSALVLKMLAKKKEDRPPNCHEVLMTLRKIKIHKDDPDDIEQQMGMSMG
- a CDS encoding ferredoxin--NADP reductase encodes the protein MLPEEIEQARQQRYNGTVVHIRKPYSDLMVLRVRPDFPVNAHRAGQYCTLGLGNWEPRTPGCQEENLSPESESKLVRRAYSISCSMMSDNQELLANANHDSIEFYITLVREGSDPSKPPALTPRLFMLKEGDRLNIGEKITGHYTLEGVQPTDNVLLLGTGTGEAPHNYMAWELLRNGHQGKIVNVCCVRYRKDLGYLATHEAMSGRFSNYEYVPLTTRESDNVGSKMYIQDLISTGKMEEILGGSLDPAGTHVFLCGNPAMIGIPTRDKATGVKSYPTPVGVIEVLEQRGFTADETKVKGNIHFEKYW
- a CDS encoding sugar phosphate isomerase/epimerase, translating into MNHTTDRRTMLRTATGLALGTLGLGFTTSHVGAADNKDFAGFPFGVQSYTFRKFNLEQCLKRIQDVGLHYVEFYRGHVPTTSTPEQIKSVVKLCKDYEVSPIAFGVESFTKNTDANKKIFEFAAALGVKHLSADPTPDSFDSLDKLVEEYKISIAIHPHGPSGKGRHRWWSATTILAAVKDHHPLIGTCLDTGHLIRMAQLGETLDPAKEIEIMGARNFGLHLKDHDNKKKTDVIYGQAGGVLDVQSVLNMLKKVQFKGYISIEYEAKADEPTTDVKELVKIVKATCAKLN